The Anabas testudineus chromosome 3, fAnaTes1.2, whole genome shotgun sequence sequence GCAGGTCAGTGTGTCAAATGGTTCCAGCTCTGTAGGAATTAACTTCACTTCATGGCTCCATCACCAGTTTCTGGAATAAAGATGAAGAATCTTCTTGTGGGAGTGATGCTTGGATTTCTTGCTGCTGTCCACTCAACACCTGTTGATGGTACGTGAATGTCATTTTTCTTcatatatttgtctttgtgtatgtctgttaaATACTTTAATTGTTTCCATTATAGCTTAGTGTGAATGGGATTTTATTAgcaatgtatttttgttttgtaaagagTTTGTAAGAACTGTAAAATTGAGAGGAGATGGTTGGTGTTTCCCTTACATCCTCAGTTAAGATTCAGAGAGGGTTAACAAAAGTCTCTGGCAaagtgatttagtttttttgtttgtttgttttgtttcaattCAGGAATCAGAAGGACAATTAACTAAATAACTCTCATGGTATCCTTTTTCATATCCTTTGCGTCAGCACTTGCCCTGCCACCACCTAGGatgctttttatgtttcagATGTAACTCGTTCTATAAGAGTCATATTTCATTGTTGGTAGAGAGGTTTCACTGGCACATCCAGATTACGTGCTTTTGTGCCATGTCTTTGTATAATGTTCAGAAGTGCTCTGGGAGGTGCattcatgtgcatgttttgAATAAGGTGAAACCAAATATCTAATCTTGCATCAGAACTAACATCAGAactaaacacagcacaacaagaaaaggagagtggagatgTGGGATTAGATTCCAGCCATAGggttatatatataaatatcctcttaggacctggcgtacacatgcgtgtacatcacattttgggttcttgtgcTTGCAAGCAAAAGgcattgctagtttttaatgcaaaatgttttgaatgtgttataatttgttgttgaaGGCATATGATGTATTTTCTGAAACTGttgatgcttagtttttatacttatcaggattcaataagcccaaatagcaaagagcaataaaaaatgcatatcaaatcAGAACTGTTATGAGCTGTTTTGAGGTAATTGTTTGACTTGTCCTCttgcttcctcttcttttatGACACAAAATCCTGATCCAACAATATCTTCCTTTCAGCTAAAAGTGAAGAAAAGTCACGATTTTTTTAATGTCCTGGGTGTGTCAAACCTGCAGTAGGATCTTAATAAAACTAATGCTTTGATAGGGATGTCTTTCTTTTGTTAACCAAATCCACCAGGATTAATCATCCCTCTTACCACAACACAGGTTTCTACAAGAATTTGGGGTGAAGCACTTAATCCCTGTGTGGTCTCTttgtaaatttgtttaaaaaaagcttaGTAACTTTCATTTCCACTcatgtctctcctctctctgtcttagCTGGAATCCTCACCAAAGATGAGAGCGACGTCCTCCGAGAGTCTATGAAGGATGAGTTCCTTATCCCGTCACTCACTACTCCAATAcccaaaagaaacacaactgtTCAAGCGTTCCAGCAGCAGTCCTTGGGCCTCAAAAAGAGTGAAATGATTGAGAGCAATCCAACAGAGAATGATAAAGACCACTATGTCACAACAATTCAGAGTGCTTCAAAAGCCCAGAGCGCTACCTCCACAGTGCCCTTAGTCCTAAATCATCTATTCACTAAGGACATTCTGGATTTAGGGTCTGGAGATGGAGAGCTGCAGAAGCAATTCACTACTACACTTCCTAGTGTGAAATTCAGCCCTAGAAAAGAAGCCAGTGCTGCTTTATCACCCTCCACAGCACCACCAGTGACCACAGGAAGCGAGGCAGTGGACTCAGGATCAGTAAAGGCTGAGGAGCTTTCTGAGTTAACCTctgcagaaaagacaaatagaCAATCCTTTGTCTTGACTCATCCATTCAGTACTGACATTCTCGATTTAGGGTCTGGGgatgaaaagctgcagaagcAATACACTACTACACTTTCCAGTGTGAAATTCGGCCCTGCAAAAGAAGCAAGGGCTTCTTTGTCAACCTCCACAGCACCACCACTGACCACAGGAAGCGAGGAAGTAGAGTCGGGATTGGGATCAGGAAAGGCTGAGGAGCTTTCTGAGTTTACCGCTGCAGAAAAGACAAATGCACAATTCTTTTCCTTAAATCATCCATTCAGTACTGACATTCTTGATTTAGGGTCTGGACATGAAGAGCTGCAGAAGCAATACACTACTACACTTCCTAGTGTGCCATCCAGCCCTGGAAAAGAAGCCAGCGCTGCTTTATCAACCTCCACAGAACCACCAGTGACCACAGGAAGTGAGGCAGTAGACTCAGGATCAAAAATGTCTGAGGAGCTTTCTGAGAGAACTGTTGCAGAAAAGACAAATGCACAATCCTTTTCCTTAAATCACCCATTCAGTACAGACATTCTTGATTTAGGGTCTGGACATGAAGAGCTGCAGAAGCAATACACTACTACACTTCCTAGTGTGCCATCCAGCCCTGGAAAAGAAGCCAGCACTTCTTTATCAACCTCCACAGCATCACCACTGACCACAAGAAGTGAGAAAGTAGACTCGGAAAATGATGAGGACCTTTCTAAGTCTATCATTGTTAAAACAGGTAAATCAAATCTTGGAAAGACTGTGCCCACAATCACCTTCACAAAATCTATTGAAGAATTTAAgcctgtgtttttatgttttctactTAAGAACGGAAACAAAACTACAGCCCTATTGGTGACTCACCCCAGAAAGCTGGACACAGTACGCCAGGTGAGTCCAGAGAAATGTAGCCAGACTTCTGCACAATTAAACTGTATCTTGTCCATCTTGTTAACGCCTACTTTTTTATATGGCCAGGTTGGATTATCATCCTTGTTGGTATTGTTGGCATTGCAGCACTGGTAATCGTCTGTGTTGCCGTTGTTACCAAAGAAAGGTAAGTGTTTCACAACAgggtaaaataataacatatttcaCTTACGCTTTTTGAGAATAGGATTAAAGTCTCACTTGTCCTCATTGCACAGGTGGTATGGACCAAACCAGGTATCCCAGCTGGAAACCAAAACTAGTCAACAGAGGGAGCTAGAGATGGAGACATTCCTACACGAAGACAGGCCCAGGGagaatgaaaaaacaacagagtaCACAGTCATCCCTCTGGATGACCTTCCAGAGACCTATACATCACACTGAGGTACAGAAACAAGACCCACAGGATGATTGAGACTCATTACAGAACCACAAGACTGTGTTTTAGGGGAGATGAATGTGATCGTCAGGGTTTTTGAGAAGAACGTTTCTGTGGACTTCAGCAGTTCTGAGCCCAGTCTGAAACAAGAATcataatcagctttttttttttttttttccgggTGACTTTTAAAAACTCTGACCACACCTTTGGTGGATGTATTTATTGTcatattagatattttattaactATAAACTGTTCAGGTAAGTGGTACAAATGCCATATATTACAAATAggacagtgtttttatttcttggcTTCCTTTGGTTGACACAtggaaaatatttgtgtttagtTGAGTAAAACTGGCCTTTGctaagtgtttttgttgcaatattattttaaaaataattgtagTAAGAATCCATTTTGTAACTTATATTAAGGCTCTCTTTTCTCCACGTTCATGTGCTTTTCTTGACAACGTGCACAACACTTCTGATATTGTAACATGCATGTATAGAACGTTCATATGCTCACATCCGTTTTCATCtcagaaataaagacaacagcagctcaTGAATAagcatttatttgtttccattaatatgcacagataaaacattaacactCTTTCAATTCATTTACTTGATGGATATTTTTGTGTTCTCCGTTAGTTAAATTGATTCAAGTGAAgtcctgcttatatttagtcagTGAAAGTCGATGGttcagacagaagaaaacattattGGACCAAAGTGTgcatcaaatcaaaaacaaagataaaaaatatagGCTACATTTCACTATCTAAAATTTGAACAAGTTCACATGTTCATGGAAAACTACACtagtgacaaatgacaaatgaaacagaTGGACAGGTGATGTCCAGGATATATGTGGACTGCATGGATTACATGGATTTTTGACATAAATCAAGGTATGCTGATAATCAACAAGGAAGACTGTCTTTCATTTTGAGCAAGGCAGAACTTGTGCCAAAGACTGGGCGGCTCGCTGAGGTCTCACAAAATGTAGACATACTGTAGTTGCCAACACCAATACTGTCAAACACATACAACTGACTTACTGTGCTCATAATTCCTAAATAATCATCAATCTGCACTGAGTA is a genomic window containing:
- the LOC113174957 gene encoding uncharacterized protein LOC113174957 isoform X2; protein product: MAPSPVSGIKMKNLLVGVMLGFLAAVHSTPVDAGILTKDESDVLRESMKDEFLIPSLTTPIPKRNTTVQAFQQQSLGLKKSEMIESNPTENDKDHYVTTIQSASKAQSATSTVPLVLNHLFTKDILDLGSGDGELQKQFTTTLPSVKFSPRKEASAALSPSTAPPVTTGSEAVDSGSVKAEELSELTSAEKTNRQSFVLTHPFSTDILDLGSGDEKLQKQYTTTLSSVKFGPAKEARASLSTSTAPPLTTGSEEVESGLGSGKAEELSEFTAAEKTNAQFFSLNHPFSTDILDLGSGHEELQKQYTTTLPSVPSSPGKEASTSLSTSTASPLTTRSEKVDSENDEDLSKSIIVKTERKQNYSPIGDSPQKAGHSTPGWIIILVGIVGIAALVIVCVAVVTKERWYGPNQVSQLETKTSQQRELEMETFLHEDRPRENEKTTEYTVIPLDDLPETYTSH
- the LOC113174957 gene encoding uncharacterized protein LOC113174957 isoform X1; its protein translation is MAPSPVSGIKMKNLLVGVMLGFLAAVHSTPVDAGILTKDESDVLRESMKDEFLIPSLTTPIPKRNTTVQAFQQQSLGLKKSEMIESNPTENDKDHYVTTIQSASKAQSATSTVPLVLNHLFTKDILDLGSGDGELQKQFTTTLPSVKFSPRKEASAALSPSTAPPVTTGSEAVDSGSVKAEELSELTSAEKTNRQSFVLTHPFSTDILDLGSGDEKLQKQYTTTLSSVKFGPAKEARASLSTSTAPPLTTGSEEVESGLGSGKAEELSEFTAAEKTNAQFFSLNHPFSTDILDLGSGHEELQKQYTTTLPSVPSSPGKEASAALSTSTEPPVTTGSEAVDSGSKMSEELSERTVAEKTNAQSFSLNHPFSTDILDLGSGHEELQKQYTTTLPSVPSSPGKEASTSLSTSTASPLTTRSEKVDSENDEDLSKSIIVKTERKQNYSPIGDSPQKAGHSTPGWIIILVGIVGIAALVIVCVAVVTKERWYGPNQVSQLETKTSQQRELEMETFLHEDRPRENEKTTEYTVIPLDDLPETYTSH